A section of the Cololabis saira isolate AMF1-May2022 chromosome 16, fColSai1.1, whole genome shotgun sequence genome encodes:
- the LOC133462064 gene encoding uncharacterized protein LOC133462064, producing MRERDFMPNMERGKPATYTGDKKAKMAAKTNKKWVRLATVFAYVLSVSLAAIILAIYYSLIWKPTSGSSSAGKPGVPEAGVTPTANISTDTTVSANNSVTEWISKQTGLVSNQTRQGTTTAHSRAFQWDDRAERASVSARKGEEERDDEGLYASSHGHTSAETRETQGSQQHIPPGTGGTSPGEEEEESRAGAGTDEQAPAERAGLRPT from the coding sequence ATGAGAGAGAGGGACTTCATGCCCAATATGGAGAGGGGCAAACCTGCCACTTACACGGGGGACAAAAAGGCTAAAATGGCTGCTAAAACGAACAAGAAATGGGTGAGACTAGCCACTGTCTTTGCATATGTGTTGTCGGTGTCCCTAGCAGCCATTATTCTGGCTATTTACTACAGCCTGATCTGGAAACCGACCAGTGGATCATCCTCGGCTGGGAAGCCCGGGGTGCCTGAAGCCGGTGTCACCCCCACGGCCAACATCTCCACCGATACCACAGTTTCTGCAAATAACAGTGTGACAGAATGGATTTCCAAACAGACAGGGCTGGTATCTAACCAGACCAGACAGGGCACAACGACAGCGCACAGTCGGGCGTTTCAGTGGGACGACAGAGCCGAGAGAGCGTCCGTCTCTGCGCGCAAAGGGGAAGAAGAAAGGGATGATGAGGGACTATACGCATCTTCCCACGGTCACACGAGTGCGGAAACCAGAGAGACACAAGGGTCTCAGCAGCATATACCCCCCGGCACTGGGGGGACCAGCcctggggaggaggaggaggagagcaggGCCGGTGCGGGGACTGACGAGCAGGCGCCTGCGGAGCGGGCCGGTCTGCGCCCGACCTGA